One segment of Solanum lycopersicum chromosome 1, SLM_r2.1 DNA contains the following:
- the ACI112 gene encoding ACI112 protein isoform X2: MEWFSRVDDGDVVVPESLDGFSPSSDSWSQWDSTPFGNFKSEMKRNNIRSYVGAEDCKVIGNGLSNDVDMKNFGIHEEPFDNAANQASYCDMDQWSSYPPPEQLEFHLDNLTSIDQLDDVFLSSLLEENCPTGMDASDESSTDSRCSMLLGDDQARDMTSKACAGTTKYFSAHAFTSPVDWEGQEVNNSYLLKKAPHAEAAVKLEHDKGDNRSSDEEISMEESVLQHLENLMSQLTEETRICFRDSLYRLAGNSKHGACQSRNAMPDQDSTRFNEEETTESRTNVIDRTVANFLFSNVEFGASEGSSFDFTEATNIRHHSGGAMLWNISAGSSGCDVPTFSG, encoded by the exons ATGGAGTGGTTTTCTCGCGTTGATGATGGTGATGTTGTTGTTCCTGAAAGCTTAGATGGCTTTTCGCCATCTTCTGATAGCTGGTCACAGTGGGACTCAACACCCTTTGGGAATTTCAAGTCAGAAATGAAAAGGAACAATATAAGGTCATACGTTGGAGCCGAAGATTGTAAAGTGATTGGGAATGGCCTATCTAATGATGTTGACATGAAAAACTTTGGAATTCACGAGGAGCCTTTTGATAATGCAGCTAACCAAGCTTCATACTGTGACATGGATCAATGGTCCTCATATCCACCACCTGAGCAGCTGGAATTTCATCTTGATAACTTGACCTCAATCGATCAGTTGGATGATGTGTTCCT AAGTTCCTTACTCGAAGAAAACTGTCCAACTGGAATGGATGCATCTGATGAGTCATCAACAGATTCCCGTTGCAGCATGCTGCTGGGTGATGATCAAGCAAGAGATATGACGAGCAAAGCTTGTGCTGGTACTACCAAATATTTCTCTGCACATGCTTTTACTTCACCAGTGGATTGGGAGGGGCAAGAAGTTAACAATTCTTATTTGCTGAAAAAG gCACCACACGCAGAGGCTGCCGTAAAATTGGAGCATGATAAAGGAGACAATAGATCGAGTGACGAGGAAATATCCATGGAGGAATCCGTCCTACAACACCTAGAAAATCTCATGTCTCAG CTGACGGAGGAAACCAGAATCTGCTTCCGGGATTCTCTATATCGTCTTGCAGGAAATTCAAAACATGGTGCATGTCAGAGTAGGAATGCCATGCCAGATCAAGATTCGACGCG GTTCAACGAAGAAGAGACAACAGAATCGCGGACAAATGTCATTGACAGAACTGTTGCCAACTTTTTGTTCAGCAATGTAGAGTTTGGTGCTTCTGAAGGCTCATCATTTGACTTTACAGAAGCCACCAACATAAGACATCATTCGGGAGGCGCTATGTTGTGGAATATCTCAGCAGGTTCCTCTGGTTGTGATGTCCCTACTTTTAGCGGATAA
- the LOC101245799 gene encoding uncharacterized protein encodes MFKNTFQSGFLSILYSLGSKPLQIWDKEVVDGHVKRLQDEDIQSNVLEIIGSNVQQAYITCPADPNATLGIKLPFLVMIVKNVKKYFTFEIQVLDDKNVRRRFRASNYQAVTRVKPYICTMPLKLDEGWNQIQLNLSDLTRRAYGTNYVETLRVQVHANCRLRRIYFSDRLYSEEELPPEFKLYLPMQKS; translated from the exons ATGTTTAAGAACACGTTTCAATCCGGGTTTCTTTCCATTTTGTACAGCCTTGG GAGCAAGCCTCTGCAGATTTGGGATAAAGAAG TTGTTGATGGACATGTCAAACGGCTGCAAGATGAAGATATCCAATCCAATGTCCTGGAAATTATTGGGTCGAATGTCCAGCAAGCATATATAACGTGTCCTGCAGATCCTAATGCAACTCTTGGCATAAAGTTGCCCTTCTTAGTCATGATAGTGAAGAATGTGAAGAAGTACTTCACATTCGAAATTCAGGTTTTAGATGATAAAAATGTCCGGAGAAGATTTCGAGCTTCTAATTATCAA GCGGTAACCCGAGTGAAACCCTATATTTGCACTATGCCCTTGAAATTGGATGAAGGATGGAATCAAATCCAGCTGAACCTTTCTGATTTGACCAGGCGAGCTTATGGAACCAACTATGTTGAAACTCTTCGAGTTCAGGTTCATGCAAATTGCAGGCTAAGGAGGATATACTTTTCTGACCGTCTGTATTCAGAGGAGGAACTCCCACCAGAATTCAAACTTTACCTTCCAATGCAG AAATCTTGA
- the ACI112 gene encoding ACI112 protein isoform X1, with translation MEWFSRVDDGDVVVPESLDGFSPSSDSWSQWDSTPFGNFKSEMKRNNIRSYVGAEDCKVIGNGLSNDVDMKNFGIHEEPFDNAANQASYCDMDQWSSYPPPEQLEFHLDNLTSIDQLDDVFLSSLLEENCPTGMDASDESSTDSRCSMLLGDDQARDMTSKACAGTTKYFSAHAFTSPVDWEGQEVNNSYLLKKMQGTIQAPHAEAAVKLEHDKGDNRSSDEEISMEESVLQHLENLMSQLTEETRICFRDSLYRLAGNSKHGACQSRNAMPDQDSTRFNEEETTESRTNVIDRTVANFLFSNVEFGASEGSSFDFTEATNIRHHSGGAMLWNISAGSSGCDVPTFSG, from the exons ATGGAGTGGTTTTCTCGCGTTGATGATGGTGATGTTGTTGTTCCTGAAAGCTTAGATGGCTTTTCGCCATCTTCTGATAGCTGGTCACAGTGGGACTCAACACCCTTTGGGAATTTCAAGTCAGAAATGAAAAGGAACAATATAAGGTCATACGTTGGAGCCGAAGATTGTAAAGTGATTGGGAATGGCCTATCTAATGATGTTGACATGAAAAACTTTGGAATTCACGAGGAGCCTTTTGATAATGCAGCTAACCAAGCTTCATACTGTGACATGGATCAATGGTCCTCATATCCACCACCTGAGCAGCTGGAATTTCATCTTGATAACTTGACCTCAATCGATCAGTTGGATGATGTGTTCCT AAGTTCCTTACTCGAAGAAAACTGTCCAACTGGAATGGATGCATCTGATGAGTCATCAACAGATTCCCGTTGCAGCATGCTGCTGGGTGATGATCAAGCAAGAGATATGACGAGCAAAGCTTGTGCTGGTACTACCAAATATTTCTCTGCACATGCTTTTACTTCACCAGTGGATTGGGAGGGGCAAGAAGTTAACAATTCTTATTTGCTGAAAAAG ATGCAGGGAACAATCCAG gCACCACACGCAGAGGCTGCCGTAAAATTGGAGCATGATAAAGGAGACAATAGATCGAGTGACGAGGAAATATCCATGGAGGAATCCGTCCTACAACACCTAGAAAATCTCATGTCTCAG CTGACGGAGGAAACCAGAATCTGCTTCCGGGATTCTCTATATCGTCTTGCAGGAAATTCAAAACATGGTGCATGTCAGAGTAGGAATGCCATGCCAGATCAAGATTCGACGCG GTTCAACGAAGAAGAGACAACAGAATCGCGGACAAATGTCATTGACAGAACTGTTGCCAACTTTTTGTTCAGCAATGTAGAGTTTGGTGCTTCTGAAGGCTCATCATTTGACTTTACAGAAGCCACCAACATAAGACATCATTCGGGAGGCGCTATGTTGTGGAATATCTCAGCAGGTTCCTCTGGTTGTGATGTCCCTACTTTTAGCGGATAA
- the ACI112 gene encoding ACI112 protein: MEESVLQHLENLMSQLTEETRICFRDSLYRLAGNSKHGACQSRNAMPDQDSTRFNEEETTESRTNVIDRTVANFLFSNVEFGASEGSSFDFTEATNIRHHSGGAMLWNISAGSSGCDVPTFSG; this comes from the exons ATGGAGGAATCCGTCCTACAACACCTAGAAAATCTCATGTCTCAG CTGACGGAGGAAACCAGAATCTGCTTCCGGGATTCTCTATATCGTCTTGCAGGAAATTCAAAACATGGTGCATGTCAGAGTAGGAATGCCATGCCAGATCAAGATTCGACGCG GTTCAACGAAGAAGAGACAACAGAATCGCGGACAAATGTCATTGACAGAACTGTTGCCAACTTTTTGTTCAGCAATGTAGAGTTTGGTGCTTCTGAAGGCTCATCATTTGACTTTACAGAAGCCACCAACATAAGACATCATTCGGGAGGCGCTATGTTGTGGAATATCTCAGCAGGTTCCTCTGGTTGTGATGTCCCTACTTTTAGCGGATAA